Proteins encoded together in one bacterium CG_4_10_14_0_2_um_filter_33_32 window:
- the murD gene encoding UDP-N-acetylmuramoyl-L-alanine--D-glutamate ligase: MFQKFANKKILILGLGIEGQNSYKLLRSFFPEKEIGIADITELKNINPQLKKDLAKDKKIIYHLGAKYLKNINKYDVIIKSPGIPPSLSELLRFKKNKNRIITSQTKIFFDNIKKEKVIGVTGTKGKSTTTSLIYLTLKKAGQKAILIGNIGIPPLQGLQKSTKNSIFVFEMSSYQLDTLKISPHISILLNLYPEHLDYHGSLGNYAKAKKNVFGGQDNDDVLIINNRFLDLVPKSLKSKIYVFGLEDNIRKGCFIRNGYIYFKNNKKEEKIIKTNIVSLIGTFNLQNIMAAIIVCKILKVDNIHIRKILKSFKSLPHRLQRIGTYKSITFFDDSISTIPQATIAAINTLGEDVETLILGGYDRGLDFTSLSEKIARSKIKNIILFPTSGKRIIKSVLKNSPSIKYFFVNSMENAIDIAFKNTGKRKICLLSPASPSYGIFKNYKDRGNTFIKEIKERTQK; the protein is encoded by the coding sequence ATGTTTCAGAAATTTGCAAATAAAAAAATATTAATACTTGGACTTGGTATCGAAGGACAAAACTCCTATAAACTACTAAGAAGCTTCTTTCCTGAAAAAGAAATAGGTATTGCGGACATTACTGAACTCAAAAATATTAACCCTCAGCTTAAAAAAGATTTGGCTAAAGATAAAAAAATAATTTATCACTTAGGGGCTAAGTATCTTAAAAATATTAACAAATATGACGTAATAATTAAATCTCCCGGGATACCTCCATCATTATCTGAATTACTGCGTTTCAAAAAAAATAAAAATAGAATAATTACTTCTCAAACGAAAATCTTTTTTGATAACATCAAAAAAGAAAAGGTCATTGGCGTTACCGGAACAAAAGGTAAAAGCACAACTACTTCTTTAATATATCTAACCTTAAAAAAGGCTGGGCAAAAAGCCATCCTTATAGGTAATATTGGTATACCACCTCTTCAGGGACTGCAAAAATCAACAAAGAATAGTATCTTTGTTTTTGAAATGTCAAGCTATCAACTAGATACTCTAAAAATAAGTCCCCATATTTCAATTCTTCTCAATCTATACCCTGAGCACTTAGATTACCATGGTAGTCTCGGAAATTATGCAAAGGCGAAAAAGAATGTGTTTGGCGGACAAGATAACGATGATGTCCTGATAATTAATAATAGATTTCTTGATCTTGTCCCAAAATCACTAAAATCAAAAATATACGTATTCGGCCTCGAAGATAACATCAGAAAAGGATGTTTTATCAGAAATGGTTATATTTATTTTAAAAACAATAAAAAAGAAGAAAAAATTATAAAAACAAATATAGTTTCTTTGATAGGCACTTTTAATTTACAAAATATCATGGCAGCGATCATTGTCTGCAAAATATTGAAGGTGGATAATATACACATCCGAAAAATTTTGAAAAGCTTTAAATCATTGCCTCATCGTCTTCAAAGAATCGGCACATATAAAAGTATAACCTTTTTTGATGATTCTATCTCTACTATACCCCAAGCAACTATTGCAGCTATCAATACGCTTGGAGAAGATGTGGAAACGTTAATACTCGGCGGCTATGACAGAGGCCTAGATTTTACAAGCCTTTCAGAAAAAATTGCACGAAGTAAAATAAAAAATATTATCCTTTTCCCTACTTCCGGAAAAAGGATCATAAAAAGCGTTTTAAAAAATTCACCATCAATAAAATATTTTTTCGTTAATAGCATGGAAAATGCTATTGATATAGCTTTTAAAAATACTGGGAAAAGAAAAATTTGCTTACTGTCCCCCGCTTCTCCAAGTTATGGAATATTTAAAAACTACAAAGATAGAGGTAACACCTTTATCAAAGAGATCAAGGAAAGAACTCAAAAATAA